The region AATAGAAAATGAAAAATGGTAGGTGATAGTGGAAAGGACCTCTCTTGTTCCGTTATACTTAGTTTAAAGATTTCAATACATACGAAGGGATGAAGGGAAATCATGAAACAAGAAACATTGGATCTGTTCAAAACGCTAACTGAATTGCAAGGGGCTCCCGGTAATGAGCATCCTGTACGAGCGTTTATGCGCAGCGAATTACAAAAATATGCAGATTCCATTATTCAAGATAATCTAGGTGGGATATTTGGGGTTAAACAAGGAAGCGGACCTAAGGTAATGGTTGCTGGACATATGGATGAAGTAGGCTTTATGGTAACGCAAATCACAAAAAATGGTATGCTTCGTTTTCAAACGCTCGGCGGCTGGTGGAATCAGGTCATGTTGGCACAACGAGTACAAGTGATGACTGATAATGGTCCAGTGACTGGTGTCATCGGTTCCATTCCACCACATAATCTTACACCTGAGCAACGGAAAAAACCGATGGAACCAGAGAATATGTTGATTGACATTGGTGCAGATGATCGTGATGATGCACTAAAAATTGGAATTAAACCTGGGCAAGCCGTTTTGCCAATATGTCCCTTTACACCAATGGCGAACCCTAAAAAAATTCTGGCCAAATCCTGGGACAATCGCTATGGATGCGGGCTCTCCATTGAGCTGTTAAAGGAACTACAACATGAGACGGTACCAAATCAATTGTTTAGTGGGGCTACTGTTCAGGAAGAGGTTGGTACAAGAGGTGCACAGGTGGCTGCCCATATGATTGAGCCAGACATTTTTTATGCGTTGGATGCGTCACCGGCGAATGATATGTCAGGTGATAAAGATGCATTCGGTCAATTGGGAGAAGGGGCATTACTACGCATTTTTGACCGGACGATGATCACTCACACCCAATTGCGTGAATTTGTTTTGGATACAGCAGAATCAAACAACA is a window of Lentibacillus daqui DNA encoding:
- a CDS encoding M42 family metallopeptidase; protein product: MKQETLDLFKTLTELQGAPGNEHPVRAFMRSELQKYADSIIQDNLGGIFGVKQGSGPKVMVAGHMDEVGFMVTQITKNGMLRFQTLGGWWNQVMLAQRVQVMTDNGPVTGVIGSIPPHNLTPEQRKKPMEPENMLIDIGADDRDDALKIGIKPGQAVLPICPFTPMANPKKILAKSWDNRYGCGLSIELLKELQHETVPNQLFSGATVQEEVGTRGAQVAAHMIEPDIFYALDASPANDMSGDKDAFGQLGEGALLRIFDRTMITHTQLREFVLDTAESNNIPYQYFVSQGGTDAGRVHLTGNGVPSAVIGICSRYIHTAASIIHVDDYQAAKELLVKLVKTTDQNTVDQICGK